Proteins from a single region of Ziziphus jujuba cultivar Dongzao chromosome 1, ASM3175591v1:
- the LOC132800396 gene encoding brassinosteroid LRR receptor kinase BRL3-like: MSSEPSLSHFTKFNFLLYFFLWLLSSQLIKFQVVAQPLNDDDVSASGIIAEKLDLKPLPDFDEDQYCNNTAAAYEAGVYCDCSYNSSTLCHIVAISLSNRGLTGIIPAELANLTYLERLDLSNNKLHGEIPDELGTLKFLYIIDLSNNQLTGEIPRSLGNLNPYVMRIHPRLLDQQPVGVLTQYK, from the exons ATGAGTAGTGAACCTTCTCTCTCGcattttactaaatttaattttctcctCTACTTCTTCCTTTGGCTGCTGAGTTCCCAACTGATCAAGTTTCAGGTTGTCGCTCAGCCCTtgaatgatgatgatg TGTCAGCTTCGGGCATAATAgcagaaaagttggatttgAAACCACTACCAGATTTTGATGAGGACCAATATTGCAACAACACTGCCGCTGCTTATGAAGCGGGCGTGTATTGCGACTGCAGCTACAACAGCTCCACCCTTTGCCACATCGTTGCCAT TTCGCTGAGCAATAGAGGCTTGACCGGAATAATTCCTGCTGAACTGGCCAACCTTACGTATCTAGAAAGACT CGATCTTTCTAACAACAAACTTCATGGTGAAATACCTGATGAGTTGGGAACTTTGAAGTTTCTCTACATTAT AGatctttcaaataaccaattgaCTGGGGAAATTCCACGTAGTCTTGGGAATTTGAATCCTTatgtgatgcgaatccacccgagactgctcgaccaacaacccgttggggtgctgacccaatacaaatga